The genomic window TTCGTACTGGTAATTGATATGGCTACCGATAGATTTCCGTTAAAATAAGACACATTCGGAGTTTCAGCAAAACGGTCCCGAACCTCTGCTACATCCTTTAAACGAATCGTTTGTCCGTTCGGATTAGAGCGTACTACCAGGCTTGAAAGTTCATTCCCGTAATAGGATCGGTTATTCGCCCGGATAAGGTATTCTTCTTCGTTTGTTTTAATAGTTCCTCCGGTAACCAAGATATTAGCACTGCTTACCGCTTCGGCAACTTCACTAAAGCTAAGCTGATAGGCTAATAGTTTATTCTCGTCGACGGCAATTTCAATTTCTTCGTCAGGATAACCTAACACTTCAATTTGTGAAATACCATCAATAGCTCGCAAATCATTTTCAATTTGCCTTCCAATTTGTTTTAAGGTTGCCAGCGAAATATTTTCTCCGCTTACAGCAAAACTAATTGTTTCCCGGACTTCTTCTAATTTTGAAACAACTAAAGGTTCCATTCCGGTAGGAAAAGAAGGTACTCGATCTACTGCATTTTTAACCTCTAACAACATGAAATCGATATCCTCTCCCTTTTCGATTTCTACATTAATAGTACCACTGTTTTCTCGGGAAGTTGAGGTAACCCGGTCTACTCCTTCAAGCCCTTTCAGGTTATCTTCTATTTGCAACACAATCCCTTCTTCAATTTCTTGCGGAGAAGCTCCCGGATAGGTAATAGCAATGCTGATAAATTTAGAATCCACCAAAGGAAAAAAGGAAGATTTCATGGAGAGCGCCCCCACGATCCCAAAAACAAAAAAGGCAATAACTACCACGTTTACAGCAACGTGGTATTTAATAAAATAGGCGATGATTTTTCTCATTAGTCAGCCAGCGTTTGAGAAGTTCCTACTGCATTTTCCTTTTTACTTTCTTGAAAAGGAGAGACTAACATCCCGGCATATGCTCCCGGAACACTTTTAGATAATACTACTGTACCATCCGGAATGCCTTGAAGAACCATCTTTTTATCTGAAAAATAGACGGGTTGCACGGGGATGACATCTAGAATACTATCCCTTACAATATACACTTCATTGTCAGATAATAATAAACTACGATCCATCTCAATTGCATTTTCCTGTTCTTTTCCTTTAAGTACAGCTTCGAGGTACATACCTTCTCTAAGGGCAGGGTCTGATATTTCAACAAACGAAGTAATCGTTTGCGAAGCCTGATCGACACTCCCGTTAACCCGTACAATATGACCAAGGTAGGTTTTACTACTCTTCAAATCTTTTAAGGTAACTTTGTTACCAATCGTTAGGAGATCAGCATATTCTTTTGGGATGGCAATTTCCATTTCGTAGGTTCCCGTTTCAATAAATTCTCCTAATTTTTGACCCGGTCTGATCAACGTACCCTCATTTACCAAAGCCTGGGTTAAAACCCCCTTAAACGGAGCAACAATGGTATACTTAGAAAGCCGTTGTTCCAGGTTTTTTACATTGTAGTACGAACTATAAATATTACGACCGGTGATAAAAAACTTTTCCTGGTCAGATGTCACTTCCGGAAGTTCAGGAGTCGCTTTACTCATATCAAAACTATCCAGGTAGGTTTGCCATTTGTCAAAAAAATCAGGATAATCCAAACGAAGGTCCGGCATAATCGATGTAATTAAATTGTATAAATTACTTTTTGCCGATTGTACCGAAGCATAATACTCCGTCGCATCCATACGTATCAATACCTGACCTCTATTAAAAGTCTGTCCGGTTCTAAATAATTTTGCTCCACCTCTAAATACCCCCTGAACTTCAGCGTAAAGTTCCAGGCGTCTTTTAGCAATCAGACTACCAGTAGATGCAATTTCGATAGGAACTGCGGTATTCTTTACCGTATCCGTAAAAACGGTTTTGATTACTTTATCCGGTTTGGGTTTAGGGCGTTTTTTATTTGCAATGATCGTTTTAGCACCAAAAAAAGCACCAACAATCAATAATACGCCTAAAATTGAAAGTATAATTTTTCTCATATATTGGGGTTGTCTTATGATAGCATACCAACTATCCAGACAAAACTATTAAGTAGCTGCTAGTCCCGTAGTTAAGGAAGTCATAAATGTACTATCTATAATTAACAAGGTAAACTTTACTAAATATTCTATTTGTAAGGTGTATTTAGTTCTATTCTTCAAATATTAGCATAAACCAAAGATGAATACAACCTTTCAGGAAAGAAAAAATCAAGTAATAGAAATTACTATTAAGGAAGACCGGTATGAAAAATCACTTGAATTTAATCAAAAGCAATGCGAATTGAGGGCTGAACTCTTAAATGCACACTTCAATTTCTATAAATTTTTAATTAAATAACGAATTGAGGGCTGAGGCTCTCGAATCTACAATTTAATTTATTCAATAAAAACTAGACGAGGACTGAGGCTCTCGAAGTCCGTTTCTAATTATTCTTAATAACTCGAAACAGTATTTATCTTTCTAAATTCATGTTCAATACTGTCCAAACGTTTGTTTACGCTTTTAAAATTAGAATTGCTACCTAATTTTAATTCTTTTATAGCTGCTAATATTTCTTCTTTATCACTTATCGTACAAGAAATTTTACGTAGAGATAAAACTTTCTCTACTTTTATTTATTATGCTTATCGTTAAAAATAT from Aquimarina sp. ERC-38 includes these protein-coding regions:
- a CDS encoding efflux RND transporter periplasmic adaptor subunit, encoding MRKIILSILGVLLIVGAFFGAKTIIANKKRPKPKPDKVIKTVFTDTVKNTAVPIEIASTGSLIAKRRLELYAEVQGVFRGGAKLFRTGQTFNRGQVLIRMDATEYYASVQSAKSNLYNLITSIMPDLRLDYPDFFDKWQTYLDSFDMSKATPELPEVTSDQEKFFITGRNIYSSYYNVKNLEQRLSKYTIVAPFKGVLTQALVNEGTLIRPGQKLGEFIETGTYEMEIAIPKEYADLLTIGNKVTLKDLKSSKTYLGHIVRVNGSVDQASQTITSFVEISDPALREGMYLEAVLKGKEQENAIEMDRSLLLSDNEVYIVRDSILDVIPVQPVYFSDKKMVLQGIPDGTVVLSKSVPGAYAGMLVSPFQESKKENAVGTSQTLAD